ACCAAAGCATTTGAAGCAATTTTCGAATTGGTAAAAGTAAAGATAAATGAACGTAATCTCAGGGAAAGTTTTCAGGAATTATTAACGAAAGGGCCGTGCCAGAAATGCCATTTTTGATACATAAAAAAACCCGGCACTTGGCCCGGGCTTTCTATCTACATTCTAAAAATTTACTAATCAAAAGCTTCCTCCAGGTCTTTCACCTGTTTAAATGTCCGCTCTATGGCATTGCGCTGTTTAATGAGGAGGTTTGCCGTAGAAGGCGCAAAGCCGTCTTCTTTGATGATCTTATTGTAATCTTCTACAGCCACTTTTTCACCCCTAACCACTTCTTCCAGGATTTCTTCTTCCTTATCTGCACTAAAAGCAGCTTTTAAATCCATCCAGGCGTGGTGGGCCTTACCGCTCATACTTGTTCCTTTATCGGGAGATTCCCCCAGGTTCTTGATTTCGGTTTTTAGTTCATGCCCAAAATCATAACGCTCTTTTGCCTTGGCTTCAAAAAAATCTTTCAGCCGTGGGTTTTTAACATCTTCTGCTGCTTTTTGAAAGCCTTTTTCAGAATCATAATTTTTTTCCAGCAGTTCATTTAGTTTTGACGCAAGTTCTTTGGTTGTGGCCATTTCTATTTCTTTTTTATTTGTTAGCAATTTCTTTTTCTGCTCTAATATAAGAATGAACAAAGCACGTAACCTAATGTTTAACAGGGTTTAGCACTCCTTAACTTTGTTTAAAAATGCTATTTTTGAAGGGTAGGGAGCATGAAATATTTTTTTCCTAACCACCTCATATACAAGAAAAAATAATAGTATCTTTGCCCCCTCATTAATAACCGGGGTCGGGAACCCCACAAATTAATTTTTATGCCTGTAAAGATTAGATTACAAAGACACGGTAAAAAAGGAAAGCCTTTTTTCTGGATCGTTGCTGCGGATTCACGCGCAAAAAGAGATGGTAAATTTCTTGAAAAATTAGGAATTTATAATCCAACTACTAACCCTGCTACTATTGACATTGATGTAGACAGCTCTGTAAAATGGTTACAGAATGGTGCACAGCCAACAGATACTGCAAGGGCTATCCTTTCTTACAAAGGAGTACTTCTTAAAAATCACCTTGCCGGTGGTGTAAGAAAAGGTGCTTTGACCGAAGAACAAGCAGAGGAGAAATTCAACGCATGGGTATCGGAAAAAGAAGGCAAAGTTGAAGCTAAAAAAGAGAATTTGAGCAAAGAGCAGGAAGCTGCTAAAGCTAAAGCTCTTGAGGCTGAAAAAGAAGTTAACGCTAAGCGCGAGGCCGAAGCTGCTGCCGCTGCACAACCTGAAGTTGAGGAGAATGCTGAAGACCAGGAAGCTGCTGCTGCAAATGAAGTAGACGATGCTACCGCTGCCGAAGCAAATGCTGAAGAAAAACAGGACCAGGCAGGTTCTTAATTTTTCCCTCTAACGAACATGACAAAAGAAGAGTGTTTCTATCTTGGCAGAATCGTTAGTAAATTCAGTTTTAAGGGAGAGGTATTGATCAAACTCGATACCGATGAACCCGAAAGTTATTTAGAAATGGAATCAGTTTTTGTCGAATATGACAATAATCTGGTTCCATTTTTTATTGAAAGAAGTTCGCTGCAAAAAAGCAACCTTCTGCGGGTAAAATTTGAAGAAGTAGATTCTGAAGAAGACGCCGAAGATCTAATGAAATGCGACCTCTACTTACCCCTTAGCCTCCTGCCCGAACTCGATGAAGATCAGTTCTACTTTCATGAAGTCATCGGCTTTACCGTAGAAGACCTAAATTACGGAGTGGTTGGCACCCTTACAGGAGTGAACGACACCACCTCACAAGCCCTTTTTGAAGTAGAAAAAGACGGCAAACAGATCCTCATCCCAATGAACGACGAGTTTCTTCAGAAAGTGGATAAGAAGAACAAAAAGATTATCGTTGAGACACCGGAGGGACTTATTGATCTTTATCTTTAGGAAAATCACAAGCACCAAATTCCAAATTACAATCGGAAGAAAATCTGGAGCAAAAAAAATAAGGTTCTAAAAAAGGCATTTTTTGCTAACTTTAAGTATGAAACCTTATAACCTGGAAGAAAGAACTTTTGAATTTGCAAGACAATGCAGGTTATTGGTTTCAAAGCTTTCCAAAACAATTTCAAATATTGAAGACGGAAAGCAACTTATAAGATCGTCGGGATCTGTAGGTGCGAATTACATTGAGGCTAATGAGAAACTGGGGGACAAAGATTTTTCTTTCCGTTTAAAAATTGCCAGAAAGGAAGCTAAAGAATCTGCCTACTGGCTACGCCTGCTACAGGCTGCAAATCCAACTCTTGAATCAGAAATAGAAGGAATCATAAATGAAGCGCAGGAGCTTCGGAAAATATTATCTGCTATAATTAATAAATCATAATTTAATATTTGGCCCTCTTGGGATTTGGTACTTTCAAATAATATCTTACTCCTTTTGGAATTTGGTGCTTGGAATTTGGTGCTTATCTTGCGATGCTAAAACTATGATCTGCAATGGAAGGTTTCCGGTTTAAACAATTCACAGTTCAGCAGGATAAATGCGCGATGAAAATCGGTACCGACGGGGTGCTGCTGGGAGCCTGGGCTTCTTTAGCGCACCAGCCGTTTTCTATCCTGGATATTGGCACCGGCACGGGGGTTATTGCCTTGATGCTGGCGCAACGCTGTAACGCCGAACTTATTGATGCCCTTGAAATAGACGAGGACGCCTACGAGCAGGCAGTTGATAATTTTGAGAACAGCCACTGGGGCGACCGGCTCTTTTGCTACCATGCCGCCTTTGATGAGTTTGTGGCAGAGATGCAGGAAGAAGGCATGGAAG
This Salinimicrobium tongyeongense DNA region includes the following protein-coding sequences:
- a CDS encoding four helix bundle protein: MKPYNLEERTFEFARQCRLLVSKLSKTISNIEDGKQLIRSSGSVGANYIEANEKLGDKDFSFRLKIARKEAKESAYWLRLLQAANPTLESEIEGIINEAQELRKILSAIINKS
- a CDS encoding ferritin-like domain-containing protein, producing MATTKELASKLNELLEKNYDSEKGFQKAAEDVKNPRLKDFFEAKAKERYDFGHELKTEIKNLGESPDKGTSMSGKAHHAWMDLKAAFSADKEEEILEEVVRGEKVAVEDYNKIIKEDGFAPSTANLLIKQRNAIERTFKQVKDLEEAFD
- the rimM gene encoding ribosome maturation factor RimM (Essential for efficient processing of 16S rRNA) yields the protein MTKEECFYLGRIVSKFSFKGEVLIKLDTDEPESYLEMESVFVEYDNNLVPFFIERSSLQKSNLLRVKFEEVDSEEDAEDLMKCDLYLPLSLLPELDEDQFYFHEVIGFTVEDLNYGVVGTLTGVNDTTSQALFEVEKDGKQILIPMNDEFLQKVDKKNKKIIVETPEGLIDLYL
- a CDS encoding 30S ribosomal protein S16 is translated as MPVKIRLQRHGKKGKPFFWIVAADSRAKRDGKFLEKLGIYNPTTNPATIDIDVDSSVKWLQNGAQPTDTARAILSYKGVLLKNHLAGGVRKGALTEEQAEEKFNAWVSEKEGKVEAKKENLSKEQEAAKAKALEAEKEVNAKREAEAAAAAQPEVEENAEDQEAAAANEVDDATAAEANAEEKQDQAGS